TCGGTAGTGCTGGTGGCTGGTGCAACGGGCAAACTGGCAACACAGATTCTGGCCGGCGCGCCGTTTGATGTCTTCCTGGCTGCCGACCAGGCGCGGCCCCGACTGCTGATCGACAAAAAGGCGGCCGTGGCAGGCAGCCGGTTCACCTATGCAACCGGAACGCTGGTATTGTGGTCACGCGACAGATTGCCGTTGACGGGAACTGAGCTTGGATCTCTTGACGTCACGGGAGTTTCGCGGATTGCCATGGCCAATCCGAAACTGGCCCCATACGGCCTTGCCGCAGAGCAGGCACTTGATCGGCTGGACTTGCTTAAAACCCTTGCAGGCAGGTTTGTATACGGCGAGAACATCGGCCAGACTTTTGCAATGGCCGCGTCGCGCAACGTGACGGCGGGGTTGATTGCAAAGTCACAACTTGCCAGCCTGCCTGAAAACCAGAAGGGCCATTGGATTGATGTACCGGACACATTGCACGAGCCGATATTGCAGGACGGGGTGCTGATCATGCGGGCCGAGAACAATCCCGTGGCACGCTCGTTCATGAACTTCATGAAATCAGACCGGGTTGCCGGCATTATCAGCCGGTTCGGCTATGGAGTGTCTCGTCCATGACGGCTGAGGTTTTCGATGCCATATGGCTCACTGCGCAGTTGGCCACCATCTCCGTGGTACTGCTGCTGATACTGGCGACGCCGGTTGCGTGGTGGCTGGCGTTCACGCGGTCGCGAATGAAGATACCGGTTGAAGCACTGACGACATTGCCGCTTGTGCTGCCGCCTACGGTGCTGGGGTTTTATCTGCTGATACTGCTAGGACCCGCCGGTTGGCTGGGCAGCTGGTGGGTAAGCCTGACCGGAGGAACGCTGACATTCAGTTTCACCGGGCTTGTGGTTGCCTCGATGATCCATTCGCTGCCGTTTGTGGTGCAGCCCATGCGGCAGGCATTCCAGGACATGGGTACGGGTCCGCTGGAAGATGCCGCCACTCTTGGGGCAGGACCGCTTGACCGGTTTTTCAGTGTCGGCCTTCCCCAGGCCAAGCGCGGCATCGTGACAGCATCGGTACTGGGGTTTGCCCATGTGCTGGGCGAGTTCGGTGTCGTGTTGATGGTTGGCGGCAACATTCCCGGCCGTACGAAAGTTGTTTCCATTGCAATCTATGAGAGCGTTGAAACTCTCGACTATGCAACCGCCCACATGCTGTCAGCGGGCCTGCTGCTGCTGTCGTTTGCGGTGCTGGTCGGGGTTTTTGCGGCGAACCGGTCTATACCGATGAAGGTGGGTCAATGAGCGCCGGCCGGCTAGACCTGGATTTCCGCCTGGTTCGCGGCGGCTTTGATCTGGCCATTTCAGAAACCCTGACGCTTGACGGCGTAACGGTTCTGTTCGGGCCAAACGGGTCGGGCAAGTCCATGACGCTTCGCACAATAGCAGGACTGGAGAGCGGTGCCGAAGGTGTTGTGCGGTTTGACGATACGGCCTGGTTGCAGTCAGGTGCCGAAACTTTCGTGCCGGCCCATCGACGCCCGGTGGCGCATGTGTTTCAGGATGCGCGGTTGTTTTCGCACCTCGATGTGGCGGGCAATCTCGCGTTTGCGCAGCGCCGCGCCAAGGGCGACGGCTC
Above is a window of Anderseniella sp. Alg231-50 DNA encoding:
- the modA gene encoding molybdate ABC transporter substrate-binding protein, which codes for MKKIALNWLVAGMILMALSADSARAGEVVVAVATNFLLPARDISAVFEEDTGHSVVLVAGATGKLATQILAGAPFDVFLAADQARPRLLIDKKAAVAGSRFTYATGTLVLWSRDRLPLTGTELGSLDVTGVSRIAMANPKLAPYGLAAEQALDRLDLLKTLAGRFVYGENIGQTFAMAASRNVTAGLIAKSQLASLPENQKGHWIDVPDTLHEPILQDGVLIMRAENNPVARSFMNFMKSDRVAGIISRFGYGVSRP
- the modB gene encoding molybdate ABC transporter permease subunit, with translation MTAEVFDAIWLTAQLATISVVLLLILATPVAWWLAFTRSRMKIPVEALTTLPLVLPPTVLGFYLLILLGPAGWLGSWWVSLTGGTLTFSFTGLVVASMIHSLPFVVQPMRQAFQDMGTGPLEDAATLGAGPLDRFFSVGLPQAKRGIVTASVLGFAHVLGEFGVVLMVGGNIPGRTKVVSIAIYESVETLDYATAHMLSAGLLLLSFAVLVGVFAANRSIPMKVGQ